One genomic window of Carassius auratus strain Wakin chromosome 14, ASM336829v1, whole genome shotgun sequence includes the following:
- the cysltr1 gene encoding cysteinyl leukotriene receptor 1 — MGPSYITSPTVNDSQVCPSIDDFRNQVYSTVYSIITVLGLMGNGFALYVLLRTYRQKSSFHIYMLNLAVSDLLCVSTLPLRVLYYVNKGQWNLGDFLCRLSSYALYVNLYCSVFFMMAMSFTRFLAIVFPVQNLRLATEKKAWIVCVCIWVFICTTSSPFLLSGQHTDPKSNKTKCFEPPETSESLDKLIMLNYFSLVVGFIIPFLVILLCYAGILRTLLRNTNSANKQRYTRNKAIRMIVVVMLAFLVSFMPYHIQRTLHLHFKNRKEANCEEIIYMQKSVVITLCLAAANSCFDPMLYFFSGENFRHRLSTFRRASGYLIGTHKSRHAVQSSPPVEESELQSCNGSNTLR; from the coding sequence ATGGGTCCATCTTACATAACATCTCCAACGGTTAATGATTCACAAGTGTGCCCCTCAATTGATGACTTCCGTAACCAAGTCTATTCAACGGTATATTCTATCATCACTGTCTTAGGGCTGATGGGCAATGGCTTCGCATTGTACGTGCTCCTTCGTACCTACCGTCAGAAATCATCCTTCCACATCTACATGCTCAACTTGGCTGTGTCAGACCTGCTGTGTGTCAGCACTCTGCCACTACGGGTGCTTTACTACGTCAACAAAGGGCAGTGGAACCTGGGGGACTTTCTCTGCCGTTTGAGTTCCTACGCACTGTATGTCAATCTCTACTGCAGCGTCTTCTTCATGATGGCCATGAGTTTTACCCGCTTTCTAGCAATTGTGTTCCCAGTGCAAAATCTGAGACTAGCCACTGAGAAGAAGGCATGGAtagtttgtgtgtgcatttgggtCTTCATTTGCACCACCAGTTCACCCTTCCTCCTCTCCGGACAGCATACTGATCCAAAGTCTAACAAAACCAAGTGTTTTGAACCACCAGAAACATCCGAAAGCCTGGATAAACTGATCATGCTGAATTACTTTTCCCTAGTGGTGGGTTTTATTATTCCCTTCCTGGTCATCTTGCTGTGCTACGCTGGCATCTTGCGCACTCTACTTAGAAACACCAACAGTGCTAACAAGCAGCGTTACACACGCAACAAGGCCATTCGGATGATTGTTGTGGTGATGCTTGCTTTCTTGGTTAGTTTCATGCCTTATCATATACAACGCACGCTGCATCTCCACTTTAAAAACCGTAAAGAAGCTAACTGTGAGGAGATTATTTATATGCAGAAGTCTGTGGTTATCACCCTCTGCCTGGCTGCTGCTAACTCATGCTTTGACCCAATGCTCTACTTCTTCTCTGGAGAGAATTTTCGACATCGACTGTCCACCTTCCGAAGGGCTTCAGGATACCTCATTGGAACTCACAAAAGCCGCCATGCTGTCCAAAGCTCCCCGCCTGTGGAAGAGAGTGAACTGCAAAGTTGTAACGGTTCAAACACACTCAGGTAG